The stretch of DNA GATCCTCCATATTGTTATCCACAGTTCCATAGATTTCCCCGAGTCGGATCTTCTGATTCATTTCCTGACTGTTATTAATTCCAATAATAACCGGAAGTTTCATCTGATGTTTTTTATAATAATCATAGACCCCAAGTGCCATGTCATCATTGTTGCATACGACTGCCTCCGTATTCCGGATCGTCTCTTCATCCAGCTTCGCAAATTTTTCCAGGGCAATCTCCCGTTTCCAATCCGCAGTCAGGTTTCCCAGCTGCTTTAACGGCAATTCTCTTCCTGACTCCAAAAATCCGTTAGTTCTCCGAATCGTATCATAATGAGACTCTTCCCCCTCAATCAATATGTAGTCCAGCTTTCCGTTTTGATTCCGATCCACGCTCTGCTTCTGCTTATCCCAAAGCTCCTTCAGCAGCTTTCCCTGTATCTCTCCGGCAGCTTTTCCGTCTGTTCCTACATACCATACATCCTTCACGATCTGAAGATCCTTCTCGGCAACTTCACGGTTATACAAAATGACAGGGATCTCCTTCTCCTCCGCTTCATTCAACACACTGGCTGCTGATGCAGGCTCTACCAGGTTAACCAACATGATATCATACTCCTGCGCATACATATACTGCAGCTGTTTTTCCTGTTTCTTATTTTTCCCATCTGCATTATAGATTTCGTAGGATATTTTCCTTCCTGCAATTTCTGTTTTTTCAATCATATCCTGCAAAGTCCGTATATATTTCTCCATAAAGGTATCATTCAGATCATATACCGCAATTCCCATGTGGATATAACAGTCTTCTCTCTTTGGTAGCTTCCATGCCACGATCAGACCTGCCATCAGCACAAAAAGACCTGCCAGTATAAAATTATATTTTTCAGTTTTCCACTTCATCTTCTCCCTCTACCTTACAAGTAATGCATCCAGACTGCCCGCTTCCAGAATTTCCCGATCAAGCTTTAACGGCTGCAGAAAGATACTCTCCATCTTTTTTTTCTTTCCGTAAGCTTCTATCATCTGCATACATTCATAGCCAAGTCTGTATGTATTTTCCATATAAACCTCTTTCTTACGGCCACTTTTGATCTGTCCCAAAACAGTTTCACTGATTGGCATACTGTATGTTTCTTCTTCCTGTTCCCTCCGCACAAATGCCGCATAATGCAAAAATGACTCCTTCATTGTATCTGTAAGTGCCAGTACTTCCTTATATTTGTAACCATTCTGATTTTTTTTCAGATAAAATTCCGGATATACCAGAAGAATTCCCATGCTTCGATTCTGCTTTTCCTCTTTCACCAGCTCTGCAAAACTTTTTTCGGACATCTGCTTTTTGTACCAGACATCCAGCTTTATCTGATGGTCATAAGCATAATCCCGGACTCCCTCCTGGACACTGCTTAAATCTTCCTGTGTGTTTTGTGGCAGGACGATGGTAATTCTGCTTTTTTCTGCCCTATGATTTCGCACTGTCATATACCGAAAGGATATAAGTGCGATCAGAACCAGAATCAGAATGATATGTTTTTTCTTACTGCTCATCCATTTCCTCCATTTTCGGGATCGTGATCGTGGCAACGGTTCCCTCATCCAGTTCACTACTGATCGTAATTCCATAATTTTTTCCATAGATCAGCTGTATCCTCTCATTTACATTGCACACTCCGATTCCGGAACCACGTTTGCTGGATACTACTTTATTGTGCATGATATAATCTATTTTTTCCTGTGTCATACCGGGTCCATTATCTGACACATCGATTTTAATATCTCCATTCTTTTCATAGATCCGGATCTCGATTTCTCCATCCTCATACATTCCATCCATTCCATGATAAATAGCATTTTCCAGCAATGGCTGAATAGATAGCTTGGGGCAAAAATATTTCAGCAGTTCCGGATCTGCGTCCACATGAAATTCAAATTTATCCTTGAAACGAATATTCTGAATGGCCAGATAGCTGGAAGCATGTTCCAGTTCTTTTTCCAGAGTGATCATATCTTTTCCCTGACTTAAGGAGATCCGGAAAAATTTAGCCAGAAGAGAGACCATCTCCCCGGCACCATCATATTCTTCACTTCGGATCATCCAAATAATGGAATCCAGCGTATTATACAAAAAATGAGGATTGATCTGTGACTGCAGAAGCTTCTTCTCCATCTTCTGCTTTTCTCTCTCATTTCTGCGTATCTCTTCCATTTGCTCCTGAAGCTTATCCGCCATAATATTAAAATGTATACTTACATTTTTCAGTTCGCCGATTCCTTCCTCTTGTGCTCTGGCATTATAATCGCCTTTTCCGAATTTTTCCATTGTCCGAAGCAGCCTGTAAATCGGATTTGTAAAATTGTGAAACACAAGAGTATCAAGAAAGATCAGGATCACTCCGATCAGAAGGAGTATAAACCATACAAGATAATGAAGATTATGGCTTTCCAATACCAGACTGTCCATGGAATTTACAACCACCATATTCCATCCTGTGTAACCGATCTGCTGACCCTCTATCAGCCACTGCTGACCATCCGCCTTTTCTATCCTATAATTTTTGCAGGACAATGCAGACTCTACGGTCTTTTCTTTATATAATCCGGATGCGATCTCTTTATCAAAAGGATGATAGAGCATATTCTTCTGATCATCCAGCAAATAGCAATAAGCTGATTTCTGATTTCTGTAATGCGACAGTATCTCATCCACAGAATCTGTATAATACTCCATCAGAAGAATTCCTGATCTCATATTTCCATCCTTGATATATTCTACATAACGGCTGATCTCAAATACATAACTATCCTCCTGAGGACGTACCAGTCTCCGCCGTCCGTAACTGATCGTCTCAATATTCTCCTTTGCCTGTAAAAACCAGGCCATCTCTTTCGCATCCTCTTGTTCTGCAAATGTCCCTGAATGCCATATACTTTCTCCGTCTATATCGTATAAGGCAAGTCCATACAGACACTTTTCTTCAAGAAATATCTGCTGTTCCATTTCCTCCGCAAACCTGGCACTGTCCACATCATATTTCTTTATATTCTGATAGTAGATCCTGTTGATCAGTACATTGATATTTTCAATCTGTGTCTCCAGACTCTGCGCCAGAAAATCCCTTTGCTTTCCTATTTTTTCTATGGCATCCTTCTGAAAATATGTTGAAAAATAGTAGGAAAACAGAAGAATACAGCTGATGATGCAGGCTGCAATGGAAGCAGACATAACCACCGGAAAAATGATACGGATACTTATCTTTTTATTTTTCATTTTCAGCTCCTTGTATATTATTGCCGATCTATGTATCTGACTGTGCAGATTTTCTGTATTTTACAGGTGAGATTCCACAGTTTTTTTTAAATACGTAGCTGAAATAATTTGGCTCCGGATACCCTACCATCGCTCCGATGGTCTGACTCTTATAATCAGTCTGCAAAAGCAGTTTTTTTGCTTCTTCCATACGTCGACTGATCAAATAATTAATGAATGTACCTCCTGTTTCCTGCTTGAATATTTTCGAAAAATAGGAGGTACTAACATGTAACTCTCCACATATCGACTCCACACTCAGCTCCGGATTCCGGAATTTTTTTTCCACGATCTTCATTGCATTTTCTGCCAGAACCACATTGTTGTCAATCTGTTTTTTCTGGATCAGTGATCGTATCAGAAGGCAGTAATTCAAAAGCCAATGATCTAATTCTTCCCCCGTGCTCAACGAAAGGATCTTCACCGCCATCTTTTTGGATCCCGCAAATTCTGCGTCTGATGTAATCTGGTATTTCTTATAAAATCTGGCAACAGAAAAAGAAATTTCCAGAATAACGATCTGATATTCATTCAAATTATAGTGACCCTTATGCAGCCATGCGATCAGATCACCGACCTGTTTTTTCAATTCTTCTTCCGTACAATATGTGATGGATTTTCCGATCATTTCCACCTGAGAGTTCCAGTCCTCTTCCTCCTGCTGCGGCATGATATCGTTATAGTAAGTATAGCTCTCCTCCGGCAAAACAAGATTATAATCCAATGCTTCTGCTGCCTGAGCATACAACGCCGGCATATCTTTCAGATTCTCTCCGCTGTTGCTGATCCCGCAGGAAATCCTCGCTCCGAAAATACGCTGGATCATAACTGCTGTTTCCTGGATACTTCGTGTGATCTTCCCAATCTCATGTCTCTTGCTGCCACCAAGGAGAAATACTTCTTTATCGCCCATACCAAATTCATGAACGTGTGCAATTTTTTCCAGTGCTTCCTTCAACGTTTCCTTCATTGACAGTTCGCTGAGAATGTCCTTCTTCCCTTCTTTTCCCACTTTTACTGCTATAACTGAATACACCTGATCCGAAAGATCCAGTTTCAGATTTTTTATCTGCCGCCTGCATTCCTTCTCCTCCATAACCTCTGTCATAAGCCTGGAAAAAAACTGCTGACGCAATAACGGCAAGCTCTGTGTATATGCATTCTCCAGCCGGACACGGTTTATTTTTTCATTATATTCTTTCTCCAGTTCCTGATACATTTTTATGAGCAGACGTTGCATCTCCTCGTAATCAATGGGTTTCATCACATATTCCGAAACTCCATAACTGATAGCCAGACGTGCGTATGTAAAATCATCCCATCCGGAAAACAGGATTACCTTTGTATTCATATAATTTTCATGGATATTCTTTGCCAGCTCCAGACCATCCATGAAAGGCATTTTTATGTCACTGATCACTAAATCCGGATGAAATTCATCCATCATATCAAGCACTTCTTTTCCATTCTGTGCTGTTCCAACTACAGAGAATCCAAGGCTCTCCCAGTCTATTCCCTTCTGCATTCCATATAGGATATTCGGTTCATCATCTGCCAAAATAATACTAAATACTCTCACACTCCATACTCCCTGATGTTTTACTGTATTTTATGATAGCATATTATCAATATACATAAAATACAAAAAATCCCCTGTTTATTGTTTTCACAATTAAAACAGGGGACTGCTCTTATTTCTCTTCTGAGCCGTTCAGTTTCGCAACAACTTTTTTCATAAATTTATCATCTAATTTATATTTGCTCTTAAATACAACATATGCAAGAATAACTCCGATAGTCGGCACTACACACATCAGAACACGAATAGAATTCTGTGTTGCAAGTGACTGCACTGTGTTCGGAACATATCCTGTAAGCTCCAGTACAAATCCAATAGCCAGCGCTGTAAATGCTGCTGTCAATTTTACGATCAGGGTCTGCAGAGAGAATACAACACCCTCGTTTCTGTTTCCGAGAACATATTCTCCATAATCCACAACATCCGCAAGGAATACCGTTGCACATCCAAGCTCCAGACCGGTTCCTGTCTTAACAATAATACCAGCAATCGCTGTCAAAACAATATTATTCGGACACACAATTCCTACCACCAGAAGAAGAATCAATCCGATCGGTGGCAACACACACGCAAACAAAAACGCCTGCTTTCTGGACAAGATCTTTGTTACCTTCGGGAAGATCAGAAGTCCTACAACCTCTGCAACAGATGCACTGATCATAAATGCAGATAACATTCCGGCATTGTTGCATACATAACTGAAGTAATAGGTCGCAACTCCCATGATTGCCTGAATTGCCACATTATATAAAAGAATCAGCAATACTGCCCATCTTAACTGGTCATTTTTTCTGATGACTGTGAAGATGTCTTTAAATTTCATTTTTTCTTTTTTCTCAACATCATGCTGGATCTTTGGCAGATTCAGTACACATACAGCCATTGTAAAAATAAATGTTGCTGCAATGATCAAAGCAAATCTATGATATCCTGTATAATCACCGCCAAGACCTTTGATGATCTGTACTCCAAATCCGGCAATGATCAGTGACTGTCCGATACTTGCAAAAATTCTTGGCAGTACGGATACTTTTTCACGCTCCTGAGGATCAGATGTAAGATTCGGGATTACTGACCAGTATGGAATGTCCATAATTGTATAGGTCATTCCCCATAATACATAAATAACAGATGCAAAAACACAAAGGCTTACGCCTGATAAATGAAAATCTGTAAATACAATTACAAATACAAATGCGTTGATCAACGTTCCGATCACCAGCCACGGTACAAATTTGCCAAAACGGCTTCTTGTATTATCAACAACCATTCCCATGAAAAGATCATTAAACGCATCCCAGATCTTTGCCACGAAAAACATGGTTCCGATAAACGCCGGCGCTACTTTAATGATATCTGTAAAATAGATCATGGAAAAAGTTGCTATCATTCCATAGATCAAATCCTTACCCAATGCTCCAAAAGCAAACGAGTACTTTACTCTTCCAGGAATCTTACCCTGGTAAACCACACTGCTTTTATTGTTATTATCCATTCCTCTATCTCCTCTTTTATGCCCTTTCTTTGTACACATTTCTTTACCGTGTGATAGTTTAGCATTTTGGGATGGATATGAACATTTGATATTCTATTCAAAAAATATGATTTTTTGTTTTTAACTCTATTTTTCGAACAATTTACTTTTCTTTTGCCTTGCCATCTCTTGTCAACATTTTTTTTGAACTTTTGAAGGTCTCTGTTCTTTTCCTGACGTTTCTTCTATAGCAGCAATTTCCTCCGCCGTATATTCCTCTATTTCTGTCTTTGTTACCTGTTTGATATGCTTTTTTTTCAGGCGCAGATATACGAATTCCCGAAAAATAGTATAGAACACGGAAAGCAGTGGAATGAAAACAAGCATACCTACAATTCCCATAAGGTTTCCGCCGATCGTAACTGCTGCAAGAACCCAGATTGACGGAAGCCCTACGGATTCACCCACAACATGAGGATAGATCAGATTTCCCTCGATCTGCTGCAGCACCAGAAATACTATAATAAATAAAATTGCCTGTTTCGGATTTACCATAAAGATCAAAAAGCTTCCCACTGCACATCCGATAAAGGCCCCGAAAATCGGAATCAATGCAGTAAACGCAATCAAAACTCCGATCAAAAGTGCATATGGCATCCTCAAAATACTCAGTATCACCACAAACATGCATCCGAGGATCACAGCTTCCAGACACTGACCTGCAAGAAAATTCGCAAATGTCCGATAAGTCAGAGAACAAATTTTAAGAAAAGCATCTGCCTTTTTCTTTGGAAGAAAGGCAAAAAATACTTTTCGGATCTGCACATGCAGCTTCTCCTTCTGAAAAAGAACATAGCAGGCAAATGAAAATGCAATAAAAAAGGTTGCCAATCCACTGACTATGGAACCCACTGCTGACATTGTGGTATTCATCATATTTCCTGCACCATTTCCAAGAAGACTTATTCCCCACTTGATCGCCTGATCCGGATTAAACTGCACCTGATTTACCAGCTTCATGATTTCCTGGTTATTATGGGAAAATTCCCGAATCCAGCCTTGCATCTGCGGAATGAAATCAGCGATACTCATCATCAGAGTTCCCATTGTCCGCGTAAGCTGCGGAATCACCCCGAACATTACCAGTACGATTACACCAACCGCCAATATGATCGTAAGGAGCAGACTTATCGGTCTTGCCAGTTTTCCAACTGTCTTATTTTCTTTTTTTACTCTTCCGAAAATTTTCTTTTCCAAAAAGCTCATTGGCACATTTGTTATAAAAGCGATCGCCCCGCCAAGCACAAACGGAAATATAATCCCCCATATTGCTTTTAGCACGCTGAGCACCACATCGAATTTCCATAGGGCAACTACAAGAAGTGCTGTAAACACAATAAGCTCCCTGATTTTTTTTATAGATATTTTGCTTAAATCCACTATTTTTCCTCTCTTTTTTTCAATTTCATACGTATCCATTTAAGCATCTGAATGATTGGAAGACTTGCAAACGCATACAAATATACACAGCCAAGCTGCATCAGATCCAGCGTCTCTACTTTAAACAGGAGATGAAATCCCGGAACCGTCAGTACAACGGTAATGAGTACTGCCCCAAGTGCAAATGCTCCCTGAAGCCATTTATTATTAAAGAAACGTTTTGTAAAGATAACCGGATGATCCGATTTGCAGTTGAATCCATGGAACAAACGTGCCAGACAAAGTGTTCCGAAGGCATAGGTACTGCCAAGCAGTGCACCATTCTGGTTATATCCTGTCAAAAATCCTATCATCGTCATCATACCGATCACCAGGCCTTCCAGACCGATTTTACCAAGAAAATCCTTTGTCAGTATTGACTCGTCTGCTGATCTTGGTTTCTCATTCATCACCTCACTGCTGTGCGGCTCCACGCCTAATGCGATCGCCGGAAGACTGTCTGTCAAAAGATTGATAAACAGCAGATGTACCGGTGCAAAGGGAACCGGAAGTCCTGCAAGGGATGCACAAAGAACTGCCAGGATCGCACCAAAGTTTCCTGACAGAAGAAACTGGATCGCATACTTGATATTCTGATATAAATTTCGTCCATTTTCCACTGCTTTTACAATTGTTGCAAAATTATCATCTGTAAGCACCATTGCTGCAGCATCCTTTGCGACCTCTGTTCCGGTCACTCCCATTGCAACACCAATATCTGCCTGCTTCAATGCCGGAGCATCATTCACACCATCTCCGGTCATTGCCACGATCATCCCCTTCTCCTGCCATGCACGGACAATACGGATCTTGTGCTCCGGTGACACTCTTGCATACACAGAAATATTCGGGACAAATTCCCTCAGCTGCTCATCACTCATATTTTCAATATCAGCGCCCTCGCAAGCCTCCGACAGATCGTGTAAAATTCCGATTCTCTTTGCAATTGCAGCTGCTGTGATCTTATGATCTCCAGTGATCATAACCGGCCGGATCCCCGCTTTTATACATTCTGCAACCGC from Blautia sp. SC05B48 encodes:
- a CDS encoding substrate-binding domain-containing protein; translation: MKWKTEKYNFILAGLFVLMAGLIVAWKLPKREDCYIHMGIAVYDLNDTFMEKYIRTLQDMIEKTEIAGRKISYEIYNADGKNKKQEKQLQYMYAQEYDIMLVNLVEPASAASVLNEAEEKEIPVILYNREVAEKDLQIVKDVWYVGTDGKAAGEIQGKLLKELWDKQKQSVDRNQNGKLDYILIEGEESHYDTIRRTNGFLESGRELPLKQLGNLTADWKREIALEKFAKLDEETIRNTEAVVCNNDDMALGVYDYYKKHQMKLPVIIGINNSQEMNQKIRLGEIYGTVDNNMEDQAARIYEIMKSVLNGVIDKYDKIWYSMPYEIVNSDISEEK
- a CDS encoding sensor histidine kinase; the encoded protein is MKNKKISIRIIFPVVMSASIAACIISCILLFSYYFSTYFQKDAIEKIGKQRDFLAQSLETQIENINVLINRIYYQNIKKYDVDSARFAEEMEQQIFLEEKCLYGLALYDIDGESIWHSGTFAEQEDAKEMAWFLQAKENIETISYGRRRLVRPQEDSYVFEISRYVEYIKDGNMRSGILLMEYYTDSVDEILSHYRNQKSAYCYLLDDQKNMLYHPFDKEIASGLYKEKTVESALSCKNYRIEKADGQQWLIEGQQIGYTGWNMVVVNSMDSLVLESHNLHYLVWFILLLIGVILIFLDTLVFHNFTNPIYRLLRTMEKFGKGDYNARAQEEGIGELKNVSIHFNIMADKLQEQMEEIRRNEREKQKMEKKLLQSQINPHFLYNTLDSIIWMIRSEEYDGAGEMVSLLAKFFRISLSQGKDMITLEKELEHASSYLAIQNIRFKDKFEFHVDADPELLKYFCPKLSIQPLLENAIYHGMDGMYEDGEIEIRIYEKNGDIKIDVSDNGPGMTQEKIDYIMHNKVVSSKRGSGIGVCNVNERIQLIYGKNYGITISSELDEGTVATITIPKMEEMDEQ
- a CDS encoding response regulator; the protein is MRVFSIILADDEPNILYGMQKGIDWESLGFSVVGTAQNGKEVLDMMDEFHPDLVISDIKMPFMDGLELAKNIHENYMNTKVILFSGWDDFTYARLAISYGVSEYVMKPIDYEEMQRLLIKMYQELEKEYNEKINRVRLENAYTQSLPLLRQQFFSRLMTEVMEEKECRRQIKNLKLDLSDQVYSVIAVKVGKEGKKDILSELSMKETLKEALEKIAHVHEFGMGDKEVFLLGGSKRHEIGKITRSIQETAVMIQRIFGARISCGISNSGENLKDMPALYAQAAEALDYNLVLPEESYTYYNDIMPQQEEEDWNSQVEMIGKSITYCTEEELKKQVGDLIAWLHKGHYNLNEYQIVILEISFSVARFYKKYQITSDAEFAGSKKMAVKILSLSTGEELDHWLLNYCLLIRSLIQKKQIDNNVVLAENAMKIVEKKFRNPELSVESICGELHVSTSYFSKIFKQETGGTFINYLISRRMEEAKKLLLQTDYKSQTIGAMVGYPEPNYFSYVFKKNCGISPVKYRKSAQSDT
- the melB gene encoding melibiose:sodium transporter MelB; this translates as MDNNNKSSVVYQGKIPGRVKYSFAFGALGKDLIYGMIATFSMIYFTDIIKVAPAFIGTMFFVAKIWDAFNDLFMGMVVDNTRSRFGKFVPWLVIGTLINAFVFVIVFTDFHLSGVSLCVFASVIYVLWGMTYTIMDIPYWSVIPNLTSDPQEREKVSVLPRIFASIGQSLIIAGFGVQIIKGLGGDYTGYHRFALIIAATFIFTMAVCVLNLPKIQHDVEKKEKMKFKDIFTVIRKNDQLRWAVLLILLYNVAIQAIMGVATYYFSYVCNNAGMLSAFMISASVAEVVGLLIFPKVTKILSRKQAFLFACVLPPIGLILLLVVGIVCPNNIVLTAIAGIIVKTGTGLELGCATVFLADVVDYGEYVLGNRNEGVVFSLQTLIVKLTAAFTALAIGFVLELTGYVPNTVQSLATQNSIRVLMCVVPTIGVILAYVVFKSKYKLDDKFMKKVVAKLNGSEEK
- a CDS encoding AI-2E family transporter, whose protein sequence is MDLSKISIKKIRELIVFTALLVVALWKFDVVLSVLKAIWGIIFPFVLGGAIAFITNVPMSFLEKKIFGRVKKENKTVGKLARPISLLLTIILAVGVIVLVMFGVIPQLTRTMGTLMMSIADFIPQMQGWIREFSHNNQEIMKLVNQVQFNPDQAIKWGISLLGNGAGNMMNTTMSAVGSIVSGLATFFIAFSFACYVLFQKEKLHVQIRKVFFAFLPKKKADAFLKICSLTYRTFANFLAGQCLEAVILGCMFVVILSILRMPYALLIGVLIAFTALIPIFGAFIGCAVGSFLIFMVNPKQAILFIIVFLVLQQIEGNLIYPHVVGESVGLPSIWVLAAVTIGGNLMGIVGMLVFIPLLSVFYTIFREFVYLRLKKKHIKQVTKTEIEEYTAEEIAAIEETSGKEQRPSKVQKKC